A stretch of the Nematostella vectensis chromosome 1, jaNemVect1.1, whole genome shotgun sequence genome encodes the following:
- the LOC116608874 gene encoding uncharacterized protein LOC116608874, protein MTSNNQSNFPHKGNNSLIVEELKATKIEMSAAFKRIEALEKLMKDMRVDEATPSTSVPVPDLSSCHSCGISLVTGALYCHKCGTEVTSSDIVKINIGLVRIGKNKKLTYKRNTIMPIPINKNSSHLEVTNKGKELLLVHNKDFSQFQEEEWVLLYHDMAKVGCLPGTSEPFTVAGYQKFIGKEFRSITLYICRKVDFEVAETKTTPNIPNA, encoded by the exons ATGACCAGTAACAATCAGTCAAATTTTCCACACAAAGGGAATAATTCCCTTATTGTGGAAGAGCTAAAGGCGACTAAAATTGAGATGTCAGCCGCTTTCAAGCGCATTGAAGCATTAGAGAAATTGATGAAGGACATGAGAGTTGATGAAGCTACACCCTCTACAAGTGTTCCAGTTCCAGATCTATCG TCTTGTCATAGCTGTGGTATCTCTCTGGTAACTGGGGCATTATATTGCCACAAGTGTGGAACAGAAGTGACCAGCAGTGACATTGTAAAG ATAAATATTGGGCTGGTGCGTATTGGTAAGAATAAGAAGCTGACCTACAAGCGAAATACCATCATGCCTATTCCAATTAACAAAAATTCCTCACACTTGGAAGTGACGAATAAGGGCAAGGAGCTTCTCCTTGTCCACAACAAAGATTTTAGTCAATTCCAAGAAGAGGAGTGGGTGCTTTTGTACCATGATATGGCCAAAGTTGGTTGCCTTCCGGGTACAAGTGAGCCCTTTACAGTTGCTGGCTACCAAAAGTTCATTGGCAAAGAGTTCCGCAGCATTACCCTCTATATTTGTAGGAAGGTTGACTTTGAAG TTGCAGAAACTAAAACGACGCCAAACATCCCTAACGCCTGa